A genomic region of Ochotona princeps isolate mOchPri1 chromosome 17, mOchPri1.hap1, whole genome shotgun sequence contains the following coding sequences:
- the GJC1 gene encoding gap junction gamma-1 protein: MSWSFLTRLLEEIHNHSTFVGKIWLTVLIVFRIVLTAVGGESIYYDEQSKFVCNTEQPGCENVCYDAFAPLSHVRFWVFQIILVATPSVMYLGYAIHKIAKMEHGEADKKAARSKPYAMRWKQHRALEETEEDHEEDPMMYPEMELESEKENKEQTQPKPKHDGRRRIREDGLMKIYVLQLLARTVFEVGFLIGQYFLYGFQVHPFYVCSRLPCPHKIDCFISRPTEKTIFLLIMYGVTGLCLLLNIWEMLHLGFGTIRDSLNSKRRELEDPGAYNYPFTWNTPSAPPGYNIAVKPDQIQYTELSNAKIAYKQNKANTAQEQQYGSHEEHLPADLETLQREIRMAQERLDLAIQAYSHQNNPQGAREKRAKVGSKAGSNKSSASSKSGDGKTSVWI, encoded by the coding sequence ATGAGTTGGAGCTTCCTGACTCGCCTGCTAGAAGAGATCCACAACCACTCCACCTTCGTCGGGAAGATCTGGCTCACCGTCCTCATTGTCTTCCGGATTGTGCTCACAGCTGTGGGAGGGGAGTCCATTTACTACGACGAGCAGAGCAAGTTCGTGTGCAACACCGAGCAGCCAGGCTGCGAGAATGTCTGCTATGACGCCTTCGCCCCGCTCTCCCACGTgcgcttctgggtcttccagatcATCCTGGTGGCCACACCCTCAGTGATGTACCTGGGCTATGCCATTCACAAGATCGCCAAGATGGAGCATGGGGAAGCTGACAAGAAGGCCGCGCGGAGCAAGCCCTACGCCATGCGCTGGAAGCAGCACCGGGCTCTGGAAGAGACCGAAGAGGACCACGAGGAGGATCCCATGATGTATCCAGAAATGGAATTGGAAAGCGAGAAGGAAAACAAGGAACAGACCCAGCCCAAACCCAAGCACGACGGCCGCCGCCGGATCCGGGAGGACGGGCTCATGAAGATCTACGTGCTCCAGCTGCTGGCGAGGACTGTGTTCGAGGTGGGCTTCCTGATCGGGCAGTACTTCCTGTACGGCTTCCAGGTGCACCCGTTTTACGTGTGCAGCCGACTTCCCTGCCCGCACAAGATAGACTGCTTCATCTCCAGGCCCACGGAGAAGACCATCTTCCTGCTGATAATGTACGGGGTCAcaggcctctgcctgctgctcaaCATCTGGGAGATGCTTCACTTAGGGTTTGGAACCATTCGAGACTCACTGAATAGTAAGAGGAGGGAACTTGAAGATCCGGGTGCTTACAATTATCCTTTCACTTGGAATACACCGTCTGCTCCTCCTGGCTATAACATCGCTGTCAAGCCAGATCAGATCCAGTACACCGAGCTGTCCAATGCGAAGATTGCCTACAAGCAAAACAAAGCCAACACTGCCCAGGAGCAGCAGTATGGCAGCCATGAGGAGCACCTCCCAGCCGACCTAGAGACGCTGCAGAGGGAGATCAGAATGGCCCAGGAGCGCCTGGACCTGGCCATCCAGGCCTACAGTCACCAAAACAACCCCCAGGGTGCCCGCGAGAAAAGGGCCAAAGTGGGGTCCAAAGCTGGCTCCAACAAAAGCAGTGCTAGTAGCAAATCCGGGGATGGGAAGACCTCCGTCTGGATTTGA